The nucleotide sequence gtcagcttaggtattagagcatctccaacaggcgcgccaAACTAGCACCGCACCGCAAAATCCCccattttagcgcgcgcgcaaccggAATAGTTACTCCAGCGGGCGCGCGAAAACAACGTGCGCGGCATACGTAGTCCAGCGTGCGGGCCGAAACGCAAtcgcgcgccgcttatttgctgcgcccgctctCGCGCGCTGGACTCTCGCGCACTCGCTCGCACCTCCACCCCCATccagccacgccgccgccgccgaccgcgccacccggcgaccgttccggcgcttccccggcctatccccacCCCGCGCGCGCTTTCTCCGCCCCCCCTCTAGTCCCGTCGCCCCGCGCGCGTGCTGGTCCTCCGACCAACAGCGCCCGCGCGCTCGCTGCCGCTTTGATACataatgcacgcttgtgtgatcatgcacaacatgatcattgaaaatgagcgtggccaagatgtagactactctcagtatgagctcttgggatatcccgtgcgagtgcgacggagggctgaaagggtggcccgttttgttgcctcctatcatgccattcgacgtcccgcagcgcataatgatcttcagaaggatctcattgaggagtggtgggcatggaatgaacgacaaagagcatcatgatttgtgcgtttgttattgtattgttgaactatttgttgtgttaattgcactatttgttgtattgaatgATAAACTGTTTCTTTGAGTTGTAATAAacaaaattgaactatttatttttgtttgttttgatctttttgcttctgttttccAGTGCATATATTGTTTGTGCGAGTCGCGCGCACTGCTGCAGcgacgcgcgctgcattttagcacgGCTGCTGGAGCGggcgctgcgcgccgcgccaaaccaggcgatgggcgcgcgTTAAAGCTGTTTTTTTGCGCGCGCTGCgttcggcgcctgttggagatgctcttaggacaTAGAATATATGTTGTACTcaagactcacagatgacatatcgttgcgtctcatagttgggtctatctgactcggaccttatctcgactcggatccgactacgtcgaatctgaccagatccttccgagtccatattatgtGGTTAGCATCCAAtactccatggctagtgagaccaagccatcgaccatgtcatatgctagtctagttggatgcgcgtccacacagccctttcgactagggaccttttaggacagtcatcatacaatgcatagtcccacgaacaagtcacgtacttgctgatacacattattgataatgtccaaggactatctttacttataaacacataggaaatatcatcatacatgattgcctctagggcatatctccaacagtctcccacttgcactagagtcaatcaaatagacatcgaatgcccatagctctaacgtgcccctcatgcttgggttgtggaagcggcttagtcaacggatccgcaacatttgcatccgtgtgaattttgcataactctacatcaccactctttacgatctttcgtatcaggtgatatttccgatctatgtgtctgactttgtggtgattcctcggctccttggcttgtgcgatggcaccagaattatcacaataaaggtccaaggTTTTACCGAGGcttggaaaataccaagatcatctagaaagttccggatccaaacaccttcctttgcagcttcacaagtcgcaatgtattcggcttctgtagtagaatcggccaccgtatcttgcttggaactcatccagctcactgctcctccgttcatgacgtacacgaatccggactgtgatcgacaatcatctctgccagtttggaaactagcatcggcataaccccttacgacgagctcttcctcacctccataaactaggaacatctctttagtccttttcaggtacttcaaaatagtctttaccgctgcccagtgactctcacctgggttggcctagtatctacttgttaggcttattgcaaaagcaacatcgggccgcgtacatatcatggcatacatgatggatccgattgtcgaggcatacggaatcctactcatcctgcttcgctcatcagatgtcgaaggactctaagtctcgcttagccttataccatgtgagagtggcaagaaccctttctttgcctcactcatgttgaaccgcttcaacactttatctatgtacatgCTCTGGCTTAAGCAGAGCAGCCTCCTTtatctatctgtatagatcttaatgcctaaaatgtacattgcctcaccaaggtccttcatcgaaaacttgtcgttcaatgactccttgaccgagtttagcatcaaaatatcatttccgatcagtaatatgtcatccacatacaagatcaaaaacattGTCGAGCTCCCACTCAACTtattgtataaacaagagtcctcttctcttttgatgaagccgaaaccagtgacgacctcatcaaaacgaatgttccagctccgagatgcttgcctcaacccataaatggatctcttgagcttgcataccttactagtgctagtcggatcgacaaaaccctcgggctgtatcatatacacgtcctcagttaaatttccatgaaggaaagccgtcttgacatccatctgccatatctcgtaatcgaaatatgcagctatagctagtacgatcctcaccgacttcagcaccGCTAccagcgagtaagtctcgtcgtagtcaattccttgaacttgtccatagcccttagcgacaaggcgagctttgtggatctgaacatttccatccacatcggttttcttcttaaagacccatttgcaaccaatggctatTACGCCAGGCggtggatcaaccaagtcccagacttgattctcatccatggactttaactcggatctcatggcctccagccatgcctcggaatttGGGCACACCATCGCTTGCGCATACGTGGCCGGCTCGTCACGTTCTAGCagcaatacatcacgcactctgcgcaatctttccgacctccgtggttccggtgccgcttccactacgggttccctgactgactccggtatgacctcatcaccagccgagccatcTCCGAGTGGTCcttgaatttcttcgagtcggaccgtcctcccactagcctccTGACTGAGAAACTCTCTCTCAAGGAAAaacccgttccgagcaacaaacactttgttctcttcccggttgtagaagctatatcccaaggtttccctcggatatcccacgaatatgcatttatctgacttgggtgtaagcttgtctgacataagtttcttcacaaatgcttcacaaccccaaatctttagaaaagacaaactgggactcttcccggtccacatctcatgtggtgtcttgtctatagATTTTGATAGTACCCTGTTAaatgtgaaagctgcagtttctagagcatatccccagaatgacaagggtaaatccgacttgctcatcatagatcgaaccatgtccaacaaggtacgATTCCTCCATTCCgatacaccatttctctgtggcgtacccggaggtgtgagctaaGGTACTATATctctgcttttcagatgatcatcaaactcctggctcatgtactcaccttcacgatcagatcgtagaagttttatagtcttgccgagttgATTCTCAACCTtgttttgaaactctttgaacttttcaaaagtctccgacttgtgcctcatcaaatagatatatccatatctactcaactcgtcggtaaaagtcacaaaGTATTGATAGCCACCtttggcagttgtgctcattggtccacacacatcactgtgtatcagttccaacagctcggatgccttctcacaactctttgcgaaaggagacttagtcatcttgccgagcaagcatgattcacatgtctcgaatgaCCCAAAGTCAGTcgaagttaggagtccatcatcatggagcttcttcatgcgtttcaaactaatgtgtccaagccggcaatgccagaagtatgtcggatttatctcattagacttatgcctcttgacattcacattatagaccggttcctgttctagattcaacataaataacccatcaacaatgggtgcatagccgtggaacataccattcaaataaatcgaacaaccattgtcatttaaattgaattcataaccctgactcatcaagcatgaggtagaaataatgttccgactaagtgcaggaatgtaataacaattattcaattccaaaagaaatccagaaggaagctagagctgcatcgtgccgacctccaacgcagcaactcttgctttgttgccgatcctaatgtcaatctccccttgcgccacacgcctagttcttaccagcccctgcatcgagttgcaaatgtgaacaaccgatccggtatcaaatacccaagagctgctaggtatgtcagcaaggtaaatgtctataacatatgcaacaagtgtacctttgcctgaagcagcattcccgaccttcttgccatgctctgcaagccacttgctacagtttctcttccagtgaccagtttccttgcaatgatagcaaatggtctttgagtccagtccagacttcggcgcagcggtggaggttaccgtctccgtgccctttgccttagcctttttcttggaccaactcttcttgaacttagccgatttctgcaccatcaacacttgatgcgtgcctttcttaatatcctgctctgccactttgagcatcccatgcaattcagtgagcttcttatccatgccatgcatatgatagttcgagatgaacgtcccatagctgggcagaagagaacccagaacggcatcagtagccagctcatccaagagcgcgaagcccaaccgatccaaagcttgcacatatccgatcatcttgatcacatgcgggctcagtggatcacctttcTTCAGCtcacaatccatcaaggatcgccagacgttgaacctttcggtcctagcctgcacctgaaacatgctcttgagactctcgatcatatcgaaagccccaacgtctttgaaatgctgctgcaaattgggctccatacaagccagcatgagacagctgatctcgtttgattcatcaacgagtttctggtaggcattcttggatgtggtactagcattatcggcaggttcctctagaagcggatcctctagaacatgttcctttttatcatacttgagaacaattctcgaatttctataccaggtagtaaagtttgttccattcagtttatccttttccagaattgatttcaaagCAAAGTTGTGCTGAGCAGGTGGTTCCATTGATCTACAaaaaaaatatgcaatcactaagcaatgtgtttatgtagagtaattctagccttaaatagaaatactcccacagaagtcagcatccctccgcaaactctcagtgattcaggatccgactagcacatgtgacttgtgagctttagcatcactgctagacaacatgcttATCCAGTAAGCAACTCCttactaatcgtatctctatatgactcctgtcggtcgggtaggtatctcataccccggctcccgacctcttttgccacaaggctcaaaaccgttttgatagccttgtcaagttaacctaatgTAGTGCATATCCGTGtctgacacgaacccttcagttcaaggacacctagcagcaccccaattttatgagcccactactagacgtacttgacgtgcgaaggtgcaacatcgggaatggaAATTTACTTGATATTcgtgagggatctttctaccatcctaacatgcatagaaacaaagaagcataacaatcacaagtaAAAcgtatattgtgaaatagtatggctccttcatggatgttcttccaggtcggctccacctccgatgaccatctaggaactccatcttgtttgtcatgccgggacgccaagccaccaacctgatccttattatccaactactacaactagtaatgaattttacatagagtcgtaagtcgacacgcaggtcgttatacaataaaatgacaacactttggctcctgccggctgacaaacatgacacgcaggccatgtataatttacacacatgcatcacatacacatgagccatactattcacatcaaaccctgcaaaataaagttatgcatagaatcgcattctatcGGTTTTGAGTGATCGTGtgcgaaatacaaggcgctacacaCACGGCGGTCCGatcacagatcacatctgaactccgatcacgccgaattttCCGATCTaaccgatcttatcgatcatcgcgagcccgattcggatttacgtttcactgttaaccccgatggcggataccgaccggtaggggtaggttgtgtcacgacctcatcgattcCGATCAttagaaaacatagccacatcgatccccatgtgcagttgatttcatcaaccgtgcacacagccgatcttgtcaatgacaacagatctcatctatcgcctccacatatctaatatgcatacgatctgaatccaaatcctatagcagaggctctgataccactgatgggtTCTACgctagggtgcgtcgactgcaaattaaaattttcctacacgcagaacaaccaagaacatgttATGGGAGATGGATCACGGTTCGTCACCACTAGACACGcggtgccgtgcagcggaagaagagttggggcaacgcgtccgcgtggatcgtctcctcctcgtccgatctccctcgtacagccgatagtcggttcccacgtacaggttagccggagcggcgcaagtgcaccgcctctaacggtatccgcgcgtgcaggaggaacatcgtgcgacggactgctaggtccgatcacacaaccggcggcgagtagaggtgtctattcgcaacacatgcaaaccctagtgacagcgccgaagcgatcaaccgcgtgAGTGTGCAGCACCtacactttatataggcgtccgtcgcgggctcaacacttgggccttgcacgaaccctaaagcccataagtctactcggccacaatccgaatacagctcggatcacatccgaccagtgtcctcggattcgacctcgtaggttccttcccttaagcgcgcgaccccttaggttcaagccggcttggtcgcagttcggatcacctccgaattgtacagttggtagcggcctctagcaaggcatgctgaACACCAaatagactatgaagctggttaggcgaacctgtacatcatactttcattccttttgccacacgatatatgttgtcgggctcaaggcgagtctgtcatccttgtgctagcccgacctctttctcattccagtgatgccgaccacaaaccagattatctcataatccttgtcgcatggccatgcttatcctggccggatcacacgaggggcccagagtatatctctcctgatcggaggggcaaatcccatcttgttcgaccacgtctcgcagcatggttctggacaaatctgaaacctacctttataactactcagttacggagtagcgtttggtcggcccaaagcaagtctgtcaccatcccgagtacatgcgtcagctcaggtcttaggacatagaacatatgttgtactcgagactcacagatgacatatcgatgCGTCTCATTGTTGGgtttgtccgactcggaccttatctcaactcggatccgactacgtcgaatccgaccagatccttccaagtccatattatccggttagcatccaatactccatggctagtgagactaagccatcgaccgtgtcatatgctagtctagttggttgcgcgtccacacaaccctttcgactagggaccttttaggacagtcatcatacaatgcatagtcccacaaacaagttacgtacttgctgatacacattaTTGATAATGTCCAAAGACTATCTTTACttataaacacataggaaatatcatcatacatgattgcctctagggcgtatctCCACCACATTTATGTACACACACTTTTGGATGAAGCTGAAGAGGGAATATGTGTGGGAGTGCACGTTGATGAAAAATTTGTTGGACATCCGGTTAATCTAGTCAAATTTAGGACATTATTGTACTAGATTTAATTTGCATGCTGTGTATGGATGATTTGTGATATTTTTTATCCGAACTTTGATGAATATCAAccagtttgcatgaatttcgtccgattAGTTCAAATGCGGGTTGAAATGTATTCAGACAGAGTTGGATGCCAGTCTCCCATATTTATGTCCGTGGACTAGTCCCTCCTATCCAAGAACGGAGGCAGGAGGAAATTTGTGGGCCGCCGTTGGAGATACCCTAAGAATACTATAGGTGTCAATACTTCACAAAACTTCACACGTGAGTAAAATGGTCTACCAAGTTTGATAccccttttttttgaattttcctaGTATCTTTTTGTAAACTTACTAATCACGTGGTGTGCATAGCCATGTTCATCTTCGTATTTTTGATAAAACCGTACACTTTACAACTCTTTTCATTTTACACGTTTTGACCTTTGTCCTTTCCTTTTCCCGCACTTGGATTTGCCTCGCGCGAAAGATGATGATTGAAATAGTACTAAACATTTGAAGGCAATTCTAGGCCAGAACACATTGCGCGTCAGTGTACACACTTCCTCTCGTCCATGAGTCCATCAAAGAAAGACCACGATGAAAACATATGCCttaatttgcaataaataaataaattaaccTTGGTTGTCGGTTCTCGCATGGATGTATCGGACTCAACATGAGGCACATGGAAGAGACGCTGATCTTCTGACGTGTCAGGTGATTTTGGGTCACAAATGTGTGAGCCAGCCCTTTAGAGGGCCCAATGACTTTCAAGTCACCCAGTTTAAGTCTCTCTCAGAGAAAACTGAGTCAATCTCAATCGAATGGTGAAGGGATTTATCTGTATATAGCTACTCCCTCTgtttggaattacttgtcacactattcatttttgtcataaaagtaatttaggacggagggagtattagccaAGGGTTCACAAAATGAACATGAAGCTTCCATCAGCTCCTAGTACGTGGCTAATCTGGGACATCCATGCTAAATCCAACGGCTGAAACTGCCTTTTCTATTTTGCTTCCGTGTTCTATTGCACAGTTCTCCCTTGTCCATCATGTACGACCAGTGCTGTTCGTGGCGCAACTCACATCATCCATCAGCGCTGCAGTCGTGCACGGAAGCAGCACAAGATATCATGTTCTTCCAGTGTGGCCCCTGACGGGACCGATCAAGCGAACCAGCGAGCCGCACCAACCCCACACTGGAGAAACCCGCGAGCCGCGAGCGGCACCACCACCAGCTGCAGCGCCAGCGACCCACGCCGTGCGGCGGCCCCCCGTCCGTCCCACCAATTGGCACGGGCAACCTCGTAGGACGCGCCCCACGGCCACAGCgctactcctccaccaccacccacGCACGCACCTACCCGGGGCAGCCCGTAAATGCGTGCGCAGGGGTGGGCGCGCGGGAGGGCGGTGGCGCGCTTGATGACGCCATTCAATTGCCCCACGGCCCACGCCTCCTCCCCCCACCTGCTGCTGCCGCGGCTGCTGCTGCTCCGCTCCTCCTCCTCTTATACCCTCCTCCCCTCTCGCCTCCGACGCCAATTCGCCTCggacgcctcctcctccccagCCTCAGGTCAGCCCCTCCGTCCGTCGCTCCTTTCTCCTCCCAGCCCTCCTTGTGCTTCGCCTTCGCACAAGGTGTTCGTCGTTTTGCCTCAACCGCGCGCGCCGTCCAGCTGTCTTGAGTTGCCGTCGGCGGTCCCTCGCCGTCGCGTTGCTGTGGCCTAGCATCGCTCGCCCCGCGCTGAAGCTGATCCCTGCGCCACTCTTACCTGCCCTGATTTGTCGGAGCTGAAGGTGTCCGCTGTTCAGCTTCACTGGATGTTCGGCGCAGAGAGGGGAGAGTAGTGGCAGTAGCCGCCGATTCACGGGGTGGTCCCTTCAGGCGTCCGCGTTCTAATTTTGATGCTTCCACAAGGAATTTGCTGTACATCTGCCCAAATTCGAGTAGGATACGTTCATCAGTGATCACTGGAGCTGTTTCccatcaaaagaaaaaaaaagaagagtgATCACTGAAGTTCTTGCGATGGTAGTACGGATTAATAGTCCTAATAGATTCAGAACCTGCCTCTCGGGCCTCATGATGTCACGTTCTCTCTAGAACTATGCAGCATTAACTTTTAAGCTAGTACTGTTCCCATTACCACAGTTTAGAGGTCCAATTATTGACGAAACAGCGAGGGCCTGAATAGGACAACAGTAGTGAACTAGTTATAATTGTGCAGCCGCGCTGCTTCTAGAATGACTCTGGCAAGGTAGCAGTTCGTAGTCACTCTTTTGTGCGTGATCAAACTGATTGTTGAGATTGTGATTTGTAAGTCTACTTATAACGAAGAAGTGGCCACATTGATCAGGTTTATTTTGGTACTGTGGTAGACCGCTAGGACTACTGGGGTCTCTAATCCCATTTGCCTTCAAACCAACTAttgcttactactccctccgtcccaaaataagtactTTTTATGGCATGCAAAGGCAGTTGATCATTCATCTCAATATCTGTTTATAGTTTGAAGCATAGGACTACATTTTCCATTTAGTTTTTTTTCTGATGTTTTTATTATCTTGCTTGTGGCTCAGTTGACAACACCAGACAGAGTTCTCGTACGTTCATGGAGGTTGTTCTAGAAGTCTTTAAGCATGGCTCTGCACATGGTGCCCGTGCGGCTATAAGAGCTGACCAGAAGAGTTACAGCCTTGTCCAGCTTATTTCGTCTGCACTGGATGTGCACAATATTTTGTGCAGAAAACATGTACCACCAATCCCTTTTCCATATCTTAGTTTTTTTGTGTGTATTCACTTGAGACTGTCTGTTAGCCATGAGGTGATTAGGATATGACTATCCTGACCTTATTTCTAGGTCCTGAAATATATGGTTTATTAGTTTCCCTTCTCCTTTTGTTGTTATAACTTTTTTTGTAAGGCTGGGACTGAAATTTTCAACTAATTGGGTTGACGTGATAATATGCAAGTTCAAGCTCCCCCAAAAGTGTAAGTTCAAACTTTATAATTTAGCTGAAACACTGTTGGTAGGTTTAGTGCCTTCTGGTCATTCCTCTTCTAATACAAAAGGACAATCATTTTGGTTAGGGTGCGGGTCTGAGACTGGGAGGGTATAACTACTCAAGCAATTAGTCTGCCCTGCTTTGTCCTTGCATGTTTGCTAGAAGGCATCACAAAAGTTGCACAAGTGTTCAATAGGGTTCTCCCGTATCATTTCCATAAAAAGATGACTGAACTGCACAAGTTAGCCTTTACAAAGTGCAGCCGAGTTTTTTTAGTAGCTCTAGTCAAACTCCAGTTATGTTGATGAAGGACATGTGCAGTCATTAATCTTTTTTATGCTTCCACCTTTCCCAAAAATATGGTAGTTCACTATTCAATTTTGTTATGACCAAGTAGTTTGATATATAAGTCGACTGAGCTTTGGTTAGCTTACAATTCTGTTAACTGTTCGATGCATGTTGATAATGCCTTAGAGAAAACTCGGTTAAGCTGTTCTTTTTAATGACTCAGGATGGTAAAGATTCTTCTGTCAATGGAGCAAATGCGACAGGATTCCTTTGTGGTGCTCGTATTGGCATCGTGGCTAAACCCTCTCCTGAATTTGTTGCTGGGATATTTGGAACCTGGCTTTCTGGTGGAGTTGCAGTACCCCTTGCACTTAGCTATCCTGAAGTTGAACTCCTGCATGTCATGAATGACTCGGTATGTTCCAAATTTCTTGcagtatcccccccccccctccctctttAATATATCAACTTAAGTATGAAACATTTCTATTTTCACGGGGTGTTCCTTAAATGCCCCATAGAGGGGCTGTCTAGAGCCTAGACCATCTTGTAGCATATCGAGATTTAAAAAATTGTTGTATACCACATATGTTTACAGTACAATGGACTATCCGATGTGTCTTTGTTTCTAACTTCCGCAACTTACAGGACATTTCTATGGTGTTAAGCACAAAAGAGCATCATGACATTATGGAAAGCATCTCTACCAAATGTTCCACTCgttattctcttcttccaactgtgGAAAGTATACCTCCAAAGATAGATGCCCAAGAACCTTTAAGTAGTGTAGTGACTTCATCAGTTTCTAGCTTAATGGCTGAGATTGACACTTTAAAGAAAATTAAAGGTGATTACTGATGTTTATTTTACCACAAATTTATATTTCATTTATGCTGCTGCTTTTACACTGATGTTTCACTAGTGGAGTATGTTCACTGGTTAATCATGAACGTATGTTCAACAGTTAACCATGAACATACGTTCAACAGTTAATATTATTTTCCAAATATGTCGTGTCCTCCTGCTATAAACCTAATTATGCTGAAATTTTGTTATGCAGGAGATGATCCTGCTCTTATCCTTTACACGAGTGGCACAACTGGTAAACCGAAAGGAGTAGTCCACACTCATGAGGGGATACTTTCTCAGGTGCATTTTATCATCTTTAAGTAGATCTATCGTACAGTTTTAGAAACATTCTAATTGAAGCTAACACTTTTGGTTACTTTGCTGTTGCTATGAGCCTATTATTGATATTTCCACACTCTTTTCATGATCCTTTTATTTATTTGAACTGGTCTGTGAGTGTTTAATATACATACCATTTTATTTACTGGTTTGGCAGGTTCAAATTCTGACAGAGGCATGGGGATATCAAAGTGAAGATCAGTTTCTCCACTGTCTTCCACTGCACCATATCCACAACAAACGCTAATACTAAAAAATATATAAGGATCTTGGACCATATTCTACACTTACATATCGATTTGCATAATTTCCAAACAAGAACCTTCTTTTGTTATTTATTCAAGTATTCAGCTATACAGATACATGTTTGGATGATATCTCCTCCTTTTCTTCCTTGGGAAAATGCTTCATATCTTCAGTTAACTAGTTAAGCTTTCCCATACTGTAGTCATAATGCCTTTTCAGGTTTAAAATGCTGAGCACACGCACTAGAATAGTAGTTAGAACCTCATCTAACTCACAATGTTTGATTGCAATTAAATAGCTTTCACACCCTTACTTCTGATTATTATATTTGGAGGAACCATTCTGTTTTGTCAATTTTATGAGGTCCTTAACTTCGATTACATGTGCATGGTCTTTTCAATGCTCTATTTGCGCCCCTCTATTCAGGATCAGTGGTAAGTACCCTCATTTACTTGTTGTATTACGTAAAATGCTTTATCTAGGAATTTACAATGGTTTGTTTGATCAATAGGTATTATGGTTTGGTTTAGGTGAACCATCTTCTGTAGCTCTTGGATTTATTTTCTGTCGTCTTCTGTAGCTCTTGGAATTATTTTCTGGTCACTTAATGTGTCTATTTATTTGTTCTTTAGCCACATAAGATTAAATTGTTTCTAGCACATCTGTGGAGTTGCTTTCATGGTAAGTTAGTAACACATTTTCTCTGATTACAGGTCGAGTTTTTGCCAAAATTCAGTGTGAGGGGAGTATGGCAGAGATGGCGTGAGTCATATCCCAATGACGGCAGTAAAAATGATGAGGCTATTACAGTATTTACTGGAGTACGTTTCTATGGCACATACATATTTTCGTTGTCAAATTGGTTGAGATGTTAGGGTGATTTGATACTTCCTGAATGCCAGGTTCCGACAGTGTACACACGCCTACTGCAAGGGTACGATAGTATGAATCCTGATCAACAGTCTGCCTGTTCTTATGCCGCAAAGCAGCTGAGACTAATGGTAAGTCCCATGTATACCTTG is from Triticum aestivum cultivar Chinese Spring chromosome 3A, IWGSC CS RefSeq v2.1, whole genome shotgun sequence and encodes:
- the LOC123062128 gene encoding probable CoA ligase CCL8, with the translated sequence MRAQGWARGRAVARLMTPFNCPTAHASSPHLLLPRLLLLRSSSSYTLLPSRLRRQFASDASSSPASVDNTRQSSRTFMEVVLEVFKHGSAHGARAAIRADQKSYSLVQLISSALDVHNILCRKHDGKDSSVNGANATGFLCGARIGIVAKPSPEFVAGIFGTWLSGGVAVPLALSYPEVELLHVMNDSDISMVLSTKEHHDIMESISTKCSTRYSLLPTVESIPPKIDAQEPLSSVVTSSVSSLMAEIDTLKKIKGDDPALILYTSGTTGKPKGVVHTHEGILSQVQILTEAWGYQSEDQFLHCLPLHHVHGLFNALFAPLYSGSVVEFLPKFSVRGVWQRWRESYPNDGSKNDEAITVFTGVPTVYTRLLQGYDSMNPDQQSACSYAAKQLRLMMCGSSALPSPLMKRWQEVTGHRLLERYGMTEFVMALSNPLHGARKEGTVGKPLPRVEAKIIMDDGTETKTGVGELCIKSPSLFKEYWKRPEVTAESFIDGGFFKTGDTVTVDEDGYFIILGRTNADIMKVGGYKLSALEIEAVLLEHDTVLECAVLGLPDEAYGEAICAIIVPKEDAKEKAEQASKPALTLEALTSWSKDKLAPYKIPTRLHLWDSLPRNAMGKVNKKELKKLLEV